The DNA window TGACCTCATCTATGTGTTATGAGCATTTTCTTTCACAAATTGTTCTGTGGAAATATATGAGAAGTTATGGAATTGATAATTCCTCAATGTTCAAGAATCAATGTTAGGATGACTATTTTGAAACTTGATGATTTAACACTACATTTTTTCATCAGCATCTGTACCAAGCCAATAGGATCTAATGTAATTGTTTATTTGACATTGCAGCTAAGGAAAATGCTTGATCTTCTGGTACATGCATCACAATGCCGTTCTCCACATTGCCAATATCCTAATTGTCGCAAGGTGAAAGGTCTTTTCCGGCATGGGATACAGTGCAAAACTCGTGCATCTGGAGGCTGTGTCCTGTGTAAAAAGATGTGGTATCTCCTTCAACTTCATGCTCGGGCATGCAAAGAATCAGAATGCCATGTTCCACGCTGCAGGTTTATGCATCAACCTTATCTTAAAATCTTTAACTTCGTTGGGgtgatattatattataaattctcATATATGCATGCGTTTTTCCAGGGACTTGAAAGAACATTTGAGGAGACTTCAGCAGCAGTCTGATTCACGACGAAGGGCTGCTGTGATGGAGATGATGAGGCAGAGAGCTGCTGAGGTTGCTGGCAATACTGGGTAACCTTTTTGTATATAATATGGTTGTTTTTGGAGAAAAGGGGGCAATAGATGAAGTGCTGCTTTGAGGGTGCACCCTGCTTGAAAGGAGGCAGTGACCGAAAATTTTCCAATATAGGTGGTGGTTCATAAGGGGAAAAATATACAATAGTACAACATATTGGTTTATCATCACAGCTGTTAGGGAATGATTCTTTTATTCATGCTTGGATGACTCTTACTTTCATTTCCCTGTGGAGAAAGCAAGTGAAATTCACTGGACTTGAAAGTTTTCCCAgttcagcagcagcaacagctaACTATTTCCCTGCGTCAGAATATATAGGAGTACTGATGCGTGTTAGTCAGTGGCCCAATTTGGtgattctttcattttataatcGATGTATTTTGTTTATGCCATTCTTGTTGGCGAGTGTACTGTACTATGTAATTGTTCTAATCTATTTAAAATGCTTTTCTTACAAAGGAATTGGGGGGGCGGAGATTAGCTTCAAAATCACTAGTCTCCTCTTCTGCTCACCATTTACATGCTTATCCCTTGTTTTCCCCTTGATAGTTCAGATACTTGACCTCCCTTTACTTTTTGGAAGAAGTAGAATTCTCCAATTCTTTATTTACTTTCCTTTTTGGTTATTTCCATTCTGATTTAGCTGCAGTACTGACAAGGGCTCTTATGCATTTATTGGCCCATCAACAGCTGACGTTTCACTCTCTGCAAGCTAAGGCCATTTGAGAAAATTCGTTAAAAAAGAAAGTCACTCGAGAAAAGCaattcaatgaaataatgaagGGAAATGCTAGCAGTTGGATACGAAGTGCCTAAAGGAATGGGAGGGAATTGGGATGTGAACGTGGCAGATTTGGTAGCTCTAAGTGCAGCTGCTGGAAAACCTCGAATAATATCCCGTGGCCTTtatcctttctttcttcttgtcaTTTGTCCTTGTGATTTGCCTCAAATATGAAACAGCAAGCAACCATTAATCTTTTTTGACTTCCTCTCTTCCTAATTTATCATCATTCTCGTCACAATTATCCACTCGTATCAagaattaagaagaaaagatgAGAGCAGCAAGTGCGAGTCCAACAACAAATGCAAGTGCCAGTTTAAGGAACACCAATCACTTCAATTTCacatctctccctctctcatccgtgaagaacaacaacaacaagaagatcACATTAGTAGTGGTGAGAGCCATCCAGGACAGGAAAGAGGGTGTGAATGAATATAACAAGGAAAGCACAGCAAAGCAGCAGCAACCTCTGAGTTTGGAGGATGTGAACCCAGTTGGACTCGGAAGGAAGTCGAGGCAGATATTTGATGAGGTGTGGAGGAAGTTCTCAGGGTTGGGGCAGATATCAAGAACAACACGTGCAGATGACAAGGAAGCTCTTGATGCATTGCTCATCAGAGAAGGTCCCATGTGCGAGTTTGCTATCCCTGGTGCCCAGAACACCACTGTTCTTGTTGTTGGTGCCACCAGTCGCATTGGCCGCATTGTTGTTAGGAAACTTATGCTCAGGGGTTACACTGTCAAggtcttttttctcctttctttctttaattctttaattatcaTTACTTTTGGGTTTAATATTCCTGATTCCTTGATTCTTGGTGTATGAATTATTTAATGCAGGCTCTGGTGAGGAAGGCAGATGAAGAAGTGTTGTACAAGCTTCCAAGGTCAGTGGAGATAATGATAGGGGATGTGGGTGATCCCTCAACCCTCAAGGAAGCAGTGGAAGGCtgcaacaaaattatatattgtgCTACTGCTCGTTCTTCCATCACTGGAGATCTTTTCAGAGTTGATCACCAAGGGGTTTCTAACCTCACCAAAGCCCTTCAGGTAATGactcaaattcatttttcaactGAATTGAAATTCCCTTGTCATGTCTATTATCAattacacaaaacaaaattgcaGGACTATAACAACAAACTAGCACAACTACGAGCTGGAAAAAGCAGCAAAAGCAAGCTCTTGCTCGCAAAGTTCAAATCTGCACATTCATTGAATGGCTGGGAAGTCCGTCAAGGAACTTACTTCCAGGATGCAGTTGCTTCAAAGTATGATGCAGGAATGGATGCTAAATTTGAGTTCACCGAGGCTGGAGAAGCAGTTTTTTCAGGTGAAATATGTTTTGACCTAGTTGAGAGACTGCATTTTCCCTTTACATGTAGTGAAGTGTTGTGTCCTTTCTTTAACTCTGTTATTCATGTTGCCTATAGGGTATGTTTTCACTAGGGGAGGCTatgttgaaatttcaaaaaagctATCACTTCCTCTGGGTTACACTCTTGACAGGTACATgatacataaatattaatagCCCCTTTTATCACTAGAAGCTTGCTAGATTTCCTGTTAGCTTATTCTTTTGCATCCACCTTGAATGCTTATCCCGCTCCTAAGATAAAATTTTCCTTGATGTTAGGTATGAAGGTCTAGTGCTCTGTGTTGGTGGAAATGGAAGATCTTATGTTTTAATACTCGAAGCTGGTCCTTCAGCTGATGCAACTCAATGCAATTTGTATTTTGCAAGAATTAGCACCAAAGTAGGATTTTGCAGGGTAAGCATCTCTCGTACCTTACTCAAGAAGCAATAGGTTTTTTAGTGCTATACAGACCCAgtttccattttcttcttttagcaGCTTCTGTTTTGTGTAAATGACAGGTAAGAGTGCCATTTTCTTCTTTCCGCCCAGTAAAACCAGATTATCCACCACTGGATCCATTTCTTGTACACACAATGACCCTCCGCTTTGAGCCCCGACGACAGGTTTGTCTATCAGTAGATTGTGAAACTACTAAAGAAATATCATGCTCTTTCATTTTAGAATGCAAAGTTAAATTAGTAGCATGAGATTTCTTCTTCCATTTGCTTTAATTGGCTGTGGTTGTGAGATGAtggttgttttatttatttgcctTGGGCCTTGATCTCTTGATCCCAGGTTGGATTTTGATTGACTGAGCTGGGTGAGATGCCATTCATAATTATTAAGATTGCCcaaaactagataaaaaaattgttaaagcaACCATGAAACAAGATTTCGTGGAACATCATGATGAACTAGCTATAACTGTTATGAGTAACTATTACACAGAAATCCCTTTTCCATTGAGGAGAattcttcatttttaaaattcctCTGGAAACATGCTGAAATACTTGACAGGTTCGAGAATTTACATTTTGGTTTTCGCTACATAATTGGTTAAGAAGTTGCTTGAGAATTCAGTCTAAAAGCTTAAGCCATAGGCCAACAGATACACTTACATACTTCGTGCACGACTAGTATGTGTTAACAATGTCATCTTTGCTAGTTATGGCTTCCTTTTCAAGTCCTATGACATTGTTATATTTCCTTCACGGAATTGTTTATTAGTATGACTCTGAGCATTGTTATCACTATGATTTGGTTTTaccattacaataatttttttatagtgaatgttctagttcttttgttttttttttttgcaagaattGGAACATTGCTGTTAGATTTTCTATTTCTTGCATGGATTGAAAAATTGGGTTTTCCAAAAAAGATGCTGTCTAAAGGATTTTTTATGGTGTGGTTTACAAGTGAGCACCTTGTGgagttgcatttttttttgtccagcTATGCTGATTCTATTCAATGCGCAGAGACCTGTTGAAGGACCTGCAGGAGTGAAGCAAGACCTGAGAAGCTTTAAGCTTATATTGGAATATATAAAAGCATTGCCTGTAAGTGCTGCTGTCTGCTGCTCGAAAAACATTTAGATAATCTTTT is part of the Populus trichocarpa isolate Nisqually-1 chromosome 7, P.trichocarpa_v4.1, whole genome shotgun sequence genome and encodes:
- the LOC7497749 gene encoding protein HIGH CHLOROPHYLL FLUORESCENCE PHENOTYPE 173, chloroplastic, coding for MRAASASPTTNASASLRNTNHFNFTSLPLSSVKNNNNKKITLVVVRAIQDRKEGVNEYNKESTAKQQQPLSLEDVNPVGLGRKSRQIFDEVWRKFSGLGQISRTTRADDKEALDALLIREGPMCEFAIPGAQNTTVLVVGATSRIGRIVVRKLMLRGYTVKALVRKADEEVLYKLPRSVEIMIGDVGDPSTLKEAVEGCNKIIYCATARSSITGDLFRVDHQGVSNLTKALQDYNNKLAQLRAGKSSKSKLLLAKFKSAHSLNGWEVRQGTYFQDAVASKYDAGMDAKFEFTEAGEAVFSGYVFTRGGYVEISKKLSLPLGYTLDRYEGLVLCVGGNGRSYVLILEAGPSADATQCNLYFARISTKVGFCRVRVPFSSFRPVKPDYPPLDPFLVHTMTLRFEPRRQRPVEGPAGVKQDLRSFKLILEYIKALPTGQETDFILVSCTGLGVEPTRREQVLKAKRAGEDSLRRSGLGYTIIRPGPLKEEPGGQRALIFDQGNRISQGISCVDVADICVKALHDSTARNKSFDVCYEYVSEQGRELYELVAHLPDKANNYLTPALSVLEKNT